From Kaistella polysaccharea:
TTGCTCGAACTTATTGGATCTATGATGTTCCAGGCGGTGAGCAGCGCGGTAGTCACGCTTTTAAGGAGCAACAGGAATTCATTATTGCATTGTCGGGAAGTTTTAATGTCGTTTTAAATAACGGTGAAAAGGAAGAGAGTTTTACCTTAAACCGCTCTTATTATGGTTTATATATTCCAAAAATGCTTTGGCGAACCCTTGAGAATTTTTCCACAAATTCACTGGGTTTAATTGTTTCAGATAAAAGTTTTGATGAGCAGGATTATGTCAGAAATTTTGAGGACTTTAAAAAACTTAGAAATGAAAAATAAACCGAATGTTTTTGACTGTTCTGTTATAGATTTAGATAAAATTAATTTCAATGAAGGAAATCTAACCGTCATTGAAAACAACTCCCAATTTCCCTTTGAGGTAAAGCGGGTTTTTTATTTATACGATATCGCCGGTGGTGAAAGCCGTGGTGCACATGCCCACAAACAATGCCACCAATTTCTTATTGCTGCTTCAGGAAGTTTTGAAGTTTCTTTAGATGACGGTAAATTTAAAAGACAGGTTTTTTTGAACCGTCCTGATTTAGGGCTTCATATTCCTCCAGGAGTCTGGGCATTTGAAGTTAATTTTTCTTCAGGTGCTATTTGTTTGGTTTTGGCCTCGCATACCTATAGTGAAGCAGACTATCTTAGAAACTACGATGATTTTTTAAATTATATCAATGAGTAAGATTCATCCACTATCCGATGTGCAAACTCCAAATATTGGTAAGGATACTTTGGTCTGGCAATATACCGTTATCTTAAAAGATGCAGTGATTGGCAACAATTGCAATATTAATTGTCAAGTTTTTATTGAAAACAACGTTATTATCGGTGATAATGTATCCATAAAACCAGGTGTGCAGATTTGGGATGGTTTAAGAATTGAAGATAATGTCTTTATCGGTCCTAATGTTACATTTACGAATGATCGTTATCCACGCTCAAAACAATATCCACCTGAATTTCAGCAAACAGTTATTAAAAAAGGGGCAAGTATCGGGGCAAACGCAACTATCTTAGGCGGACTTACCATAGGAGAAAGCGCACTTATTGGAGCTGGTAGTGTAGTAACTAAAGATGTACCTGCAAATGAATTATGGGTCGGTAATCCTGCCCGCAAAATTAGAAATATAGAAAAATGATTAAGTTTTTAGATTTACAGAAAATAAATTTAGTTCATCAACAGGAAATTGAAGAAAAACTTTTACATGTTTTCCGAAGTGGGTGGTATCTTTTAGGTAACGAAGTAAAGGACTTTGAAACCAATTTAGCGAATTATATTGGGTCACCAAATGCGATCGGTGTTGCCAATGGGTTAGATGCTTTGCGATTAATTTTTAGAGCCTATCTGGAACTGGGACATTTAAGAGTAGGGGATGAGGTGATCGTTCCGGCCAATACTTATATTGCTTCAATTTTAGCTATTACTGATAATCGCTTAAAACCCGTTTTTGCAGAGCCAAATATCAATAATTACAATTTTGATATAGCTAAAATTGAAGGTGTTATTACGCCGAAAACAAAAGCCATCATGGTGGTTCATTTATACGGACAGGTTTGTTGGTCCGAAGAACTGGAAACTTTAGCAAAAAAACATAATTTAAAAATTATCGAAGATAATGCGCAGGCAATTGGTGCAGAATGGAAGGGAATAAAAACTGGTAATTTAGGTGATGCAGCAGGTTTTAGTTTTTATCCTGGAAAAAATCTGGGCGCTTTAGGGGATGGAGGCGCCGTAACTTGTAAAGACGCATTAGTGGCAAAAACGATCAGAGCCTTAGCTAATTATGGTTCCGAAGAAAAATATGTCAACAAATACCAGGGATTAAATAGTAGATTGGACGAAATACAGGCGGCGGTTCTTGATGTTAAGTTAAAATATATAGATGCTGATAATGACAAGCGACGGAAAGTTGCAGAAAAATATATTGCTGAAATTCACAATCCAAAAGTAACGCTTCCCTTATTACGTTCAGATCCTAAAGAACATGTTTGGCATTTGTTTGTAATCAGAATCGAAAATAGAGAAAGATTGCAAAAATATTTGGATGAAAATGGTGTTCAAACATTAATCCATTATCCGATTCCGCCACATAAGCAGAAAGCCTATCATTATTATAATCATTTATCATTTCCAATTACGGAAAAAATTCATGAGGTAATCTTAAGTTTACCAATCAGTCCAGTGATGGAAATCGAAGAGGTGGAAACAATTATATCGTTGCTTAATAACTATTAATATGGAGTTGCCATTAGTTAGCGTTATTTGCGCTTGTTACAACCAAAGTCAATTTATCATAGAAGGTTTAGAGAGCGTAAAAAATCAGACGTACAAAAATTTAGAAATTATTATTTGGGATGATGCTTCAAAAGATAAATCTGTTTCAATAATTGAGAAATGGATCGAGGAGAATTCTAATTTAAATATTCGGTTTATTAGGAATGTTGAGAACCTAGGGCTTTGCAAATCTCTCAATAATGCCTACAGCTACGCTACTGGTAAATATCTTCAGATTTTAGCCCTAGATGATATTTTGCTGTCAGATAAAATAGAACGACACGTTTCAATTTTAGAATGTAGTGGTGATTTGGATGCTTTGGTTTTTAGTGATGCTTATTTGATAAATGATGAAAGTGAATATTATCAAAACAAATTCATCGCGTATCACAAAAAATATCTTAGTGTCAACAGTGAAAACTTCTATCAAGAACTATTAGAAGCTAACTTTATTCCAACAATGTCCATACTTTACAAAAAGTCGATTTTTGAACAAGTCGGACTATGGGACGAAAATTTGATTTATGAGGATTACGATATGATGCTGAGAATTTCAAAAGAATATAATTTTATCTTTGATGAAACGCCAGCGGTTAAATACAGAATTCATGCGAAAAATAGTCATAAGTCT
This genomic window contains:
- a CDS encoding sugar 3,4-ketoisomerase, giving the protein MDPKIIDLPKIVDSRGNLSFFEYPNQLPFEIARTYWIYDVPGGEQRGSHAFKEQQEFIIALSGSFNVVLNNGEKEESFTLNRSYYGLYIPKMLWRTLENFSTNSLGLIVSDKSFDEQDYVRNFEDFKKLRNEK
- a CDS encoding sugar 3,4-ketoisomerase yields the protein MKNKPNVFDCSVIDLDKINFNEGNLTVIENNSQFPFEVKRVFYLYDIAGGESRGAHAHKQCHQFLIAASGSFEVSLDDGKFKRQVFLNRPDLGLHIPPGVWAFEVNFSSGAICLVLASHTYSEADYLRNYDDFLNYINE
- a CDS encoding acyltransferase, whose translation is MSKIHPLSDVQTPNIGKDTLVWQYTVILKDAVIGNNCNINCQVFIENNVIIGDNVSIKPGVQIWDGLRIEDNVFIGPNVTFTNDRYPRSKQYPPEFQQTVIKKGASIGANATILGGLTIGESALIGAGSVVTKDVPANELWVGNPARKIRNIEK
- a CDS encoding DegT/DnrJ/EryC1/StrS family aminotransferase gives rise to the protein MIKFLDLQKINLVHQQEIEEKLLHVFRSGWYLLGNEVKDFETNLANYIGSPNAIGVANGLDALRLIFRAYLELGHLRVGDEVIVPANTYIASILAITDNRLKPVFAEPNINNYNFDIAKIEGVITPKTKAIMVVHLYGQVCWSEELETLAKKHNLKIIEDNAQAIGAEWKGIKTGNLGDAAGFSFYPGKNLGALGDGGAVTCKDALVAKTIRALANYGSEEKYVNKYQGLNSRLDEIQAAVLDVKLKYIDADNDKRRKVAEKYIAEIHNPKVTLPLLRSDPKEHVWHLFVIRIENRERLQKYLDENGVQTLIHYPIPPHKQKAYHYYNHLSFPITEKIHEVILSLPISPVMEIEEVETIISLLNNY
- a CDS encoding glycosyltransferase is translated as MELPLVSVICACYNQSQFIIEGLESVKNQTYKNLEIIIWDDASKDKSVSIIEKWIEENSNLNIRFIRNVENLGLCKSLNNAYSYATGKYLQILALDDILLSDKIERHVSILECSGDLDALVFSDAYLINDESEYYQNKFIAYHKKYLSVNSENFYQELLEANFIPTMSILYKKSIFEQVGLWDENLIYEDYDMMLRISKEYNFIFDETPAVKYRIHAKNSHKSLVKKMGESTFALKLKHIGINENVDKFLKEYIIQKYLTFELNGEQDRYFNFVPVANIRDKWISKNKNQFFYKLLSLLIRVKNRL